One window of Nymphaea colorata isolate Beijing-Zhang1983 chromosome 1, ASM883128v2, whole genome shotgun sequence genomic DNA carries:
- the LOC116255533 gene encoding rho guanine nucleotide exchange factor 8-like, with translation MFEKGMVEGRQAHSLVFEPSSNAVDDKLLFRSAGSKSPSDRGSDGQLGSSLRKTTNEAPKSRLGKDGLSKDRPPSDIDLMKERFAKLLLGEDMSGGGKGVSSALALSNAITNLAASVFGEQYRLEPMSAERKARWKKEVDWLLSVTDYIVEFVPSQQIAKDGTSMEVMVTRQRKDLLVNIPALRKLDAMLIEYLDNFKDRNEFWYVSRDQEEADKGSAQQRQGDKWWLPKPRVPPEGLSDISRKWLQFQKDSVNQVLKAAMAINAQVLTEMEIPEAYIESLPKNGRASLGDSIYRSITVDSFDPLHFLSTIDLSTEHKILDLMNRIEASVIIWQRKMHNKDGKSSWGSAVSLEKREQFEERAETILLLLKQRFPGIPQSALDISKIQYNKDVGHSIIESYSRVLESLAFTVLSRIDDVLFVDSLTRNPSLAHQNNSPGKPPNTVEKVKKINSVEGGGNGMTLSDFMGWQVDQETDSDKQDQTGNPQDMMHKDAKLFVKPANIVTTKKISYIEKLENLGGLRSPTSRH, from the exons ATGTTTGAGAAGGGGATGGTTGAAGGCAGGCAAGCACACAGTTTGGTGTTCGAACCTAGCAGTAATGCGGTGGATGATAAGCTGCTGTTCAGGAGTGCAGGATCAAAGTCGCCTTCGGACAGAGGATCGGATGGTCAGTTAGGATCTTCTCTGCGGAAAACTACCAACGAGGCGCCAAAATCAAGACTTGGCAAGGATGGTCTCAGCAAGGACCGGCCGCCATCAG ACATTGACTTGATGAAGGAACGATTTGCAAAGTTGCTGTTAGGTGAAGACATGTCTGGAGGTGGAAAGGGAGTTTCATCTGCATTAGCCCTGTCCAATGCAATCACCAACTTGGCAG CTTCAGTATTTGGAGAACAATACCGGTTGGAGCCCATGTCTGCGGAAAGAAAAGCAAGATGGAAGAAGGAAGTTGATTGGCTATTGTCTGTGACGGATTACATTGTGGAATTTGTTCCTTCGCAGCAGATAGCTAAAGATGGGACTAGCATGGAG GTAATGGTGACCCGTCAGCGGAAGGACTTGCTTGTTAATATCCCAGCCCTTCGAAAACTTGATGCCATGCTAATA GAGTACCTTGATAATTTCAAAGATCGGAATGAGTTCTGGTATGTTTCTAGAGACCAAGAAGAAGCAGATAAAGGGAGTGCCCAGCAGAGACAGGGAGACAAATGGTGGCTTCCTAAACCAAGAGTTCCCCCCGAGGGATTGTCCGATATATCAAGAAAATGGCTTCAGTTTCAGAAGGACTCCGTCAACCAAGTCCTCAAGGCAGCAATGGCCATCAACGCGCAGGTGCTCACCGAAATGGAGATTCCTGAAGCGTACATCGAATCCCTCCCAAAG AATGGACGAGCAAGCTTAGGCGATTCAATATATCGAAGTATCACAGTGGATAGCTTCGATCCTCTACACTTTCTTTCCACCATTGACCTCTCCACAGagcataaaattttggacttgATGAATAGGATTGAAGCCTCGGTGATAATTTGGCAACGAAAGATGCACAACAAGGATGGAAAATCATCATGGGGTTCTGCTGTAAGCTTGGAAAAAAGAGAGCAGTTCGAAGAAAGAGCAGAAACCAttttgcttctccttaagcAGAGATTTCCAGGAATTCCTCAATCTGCGCTTGATATCAGCAAGATCCAATACAACAAA GATGTTGGCCATTCTATAATAGAGAGCTACTCCAGAGTATTGGAAAGCCTAGCATTCACGGTCCTATCACGAATAGATGATGTTCTGTTTGTCGATTCTCTCACAAGAAACCCTTCACTTGCCCATCAGAATAATAGCCCTGGTAAGCCCCCAAATACTGTAGAAAAGGTCAAGAAAATCAACTCCGTGGAAGGTGGCGGAAATGGCATGACTCTATCTGATTTCATGGGCTGGCAAGTTGATCAAGAAACAGACTCGGATAAGCAGGATCAAACAGGTAATCCACAGGACATGATGCATAAAGATGCGAAGTTATTTGTGAAACCTGCCAACATTGTGACAACCAAGAAGATCTCTTACATTGAGAAGCTTGAGAATCTGGGTGGCCTTAGAAGCCCAACATCAAGGCACTAA